The DNA sequence AGGAAAGGATtacttttatgtttctcgagaacCATGTTGGAGATCTTATCCTTTCAAGTTCTTGAAAAGGACCACTTGTCTGACAGCCAGTATCATCCTTTGCAGTAGCTGACTGTTCTCTTAAGGTCACATATCATCCAACAGGAATAATTATTTCAACATTGAGCTACTTGCATGATCCTATAAATTGTTTTGCTTTTCAACCCTAATAATCTGGCACATCAAGGGCCATCAAAACTGTAATATGTTTTGGCAGTCCTTGTCTCATCTTTGAAACCCAACCCTAAGAAGCTGGTTTTTATTTCTCAAACTATTCAACAAAGTACTTCCAAGTTTAATCAAATCAACCACCAAGATTTAAATAACAAAAGCTCTCTTAACTGTATCTTTGACAGTAGTAGAAATGCCTCTCTTATGTTGAGTAGGAAGCTACTTCTTGACCTAGGAGAAAAGTGAACCTTAGGGGTGACACTAATCTCTGATGAACATCTCTATCTATTTGGTCTCCCACTAATGTAATAAGCATCCAGCACGAACCATCATACTTCAGAAATGAAACAATATATATTCCAACCTAGTCTGCGAGCAATGGCCAAACCTACGGCTAAGGTTTGCTCTCCTAAAACCAATGCACCAGGAGGAAGGTCATCCATGATGACATCCTGAGAGATGGACCAATCCAAAATCCACGCCAATATTTATATCCTGAAGGAACAAAATTCCTCATAGATTAGGCAAGGAAATGAGAATATAAAAAAGAGATTAATAGGAAAAGAAATGGAAGAGTGGAAGATCCAATAATAAGCTGCAATCCTACGTCTCCAAGGCTCACAAAGCTAGAGAAAACATGGAAGAGTGGAATAATAAGAAGATAAATCCAAAGGTTCACCAAGCTAAGTTCCCCACAACATCACCAAATCCAATCCAAAATGAGAGGAAGAGAACAAGATGTGGGCAAAGAGGCCCCAAAATGATCTAAGATCGCCTAGTCACCCTGATTTCCTCGTGCAGCAAGAGATTTCCCAACTCAAAAAGGCCAACCACAGTAACAGCACTTGCAGCAAACTTTACAGAGAGACTACAGTCACCTTGTCTCCACATCCATTATACCCAGGCGCACTCGATGACTGTAAGACCAATCCGAGAGCTCTTCTGCATCCATCCACATGCCACTAAAATCTAAACTCTAATCCTCCCAAAACACTCCTTAACATACACCTCCACTTTCCTATCCCATTATCTGAACAAAAAGTCCAACTTTAAACAATGACAAGATTACGCTACTTATGTTCAGAAAAATCTGTCTTTGGGTTAGAATGGATCAGACAATAATCTGCAAAACAGACAGAAAAACTGATAAAAAAGATTATTCTTTTCATACAAAATTCATATCCATACTTGGATTAGATTAGATAAGAAGATATTTCATTGATAACAACTAGACTCAACACCCTCCCTTCCTCTCTCTATCTAGGAAATACTAAAATTCAAACATAAATATTTACAGCAAAAAGCTATgaaaaagagaagggaaaggtTTTCTTTTGGGGGGTTTGAAGTACCTCAAAGAAAGCCCTCTTTCGCTGAAAGCCTCTTCAAGAACTCGTAGGTGGTGATCATGGTGGTCGCGGACACAGACATGGAAGCCCACCTCGGACCAAGCCCTCGGTAGCATGCCCCCCACCCGCCTTCCCTCAGAAGACTCCTCACTGTTCGCCCAATCGTCATCCTCTCGCCACCGCCGTCCAACACCTGCATCCTCGTCTTAATGGTGTCCAGTGGCATTGTCATGACCGCCGAAGCTCCCCCTGCCATCGCCGCACTTATCCCCTGCACCACCACCACCGTACCGTGTCCCGGCCTCAACTCGCCGCCACCCATGTGGTAGCCGATGCCACCCCAGATTAGTCTCTGAGAGAGGGAGTAGGACGCCCACCACAAGGCATTGGATGGGGCGTAGGTGAGGATTGACATCCCGAACCCCCGGTAAAGGCCGCGGAGGCCATCGGAGAACAGTATCTTCTTAAAGGCGTCAACACCACCGCGGTACTTGGcaacggcggtggcggcggcggagccCTGCACCATGAGGCGTTGGCTGACCACGTCGATGGGTG is a window from the Musa acuminata AAA Group cultivar baxijiao chromosome BXJ2-1, Cavendish_Baxijiao_AAA, whole genome shotgun sequence genome containing:
- the LOC103991067 gene encoding uncharacterized protein LOC103991067; translated protein: MSFMAAPGAEEEEGAAAAGQIHLPAEVDWEMLDKWRFFVLGAALFSGVSAALYPAVVLKTRLQIAQPAPPCLRAAASILRHEGPRGFYRGFATSLAGTVPARALYMGALEATKSAVGTATLRFGVPEPAASAAASAAAGLSAAVAAQVVWTPIDVVSQRLMVQGSAAATAVAKYRGGVDAFKKILFSDGLRGLYRGFGMSILTYAPSNALWWASYSLSQRLIWGGIGYHMGGGELRPGHGTVVVVQGISAAMAGGASAVMTMPLDTIKTRMQVLDGGGERMTIGRTVRSLLREGGWGACYRGLGPRWASMSVSATTMITTYEFLKRLSAKEGFL